The Salegentibacter mishustinae genome includes a window with the following:
- a CDS encoding DUF1573 domain-containing protein: protein MKNGILMLAAVGALLFTSCKDNNNNASEKVKAENVESAAERDAQATVYPKMEFEESEHDFGNIPKGKNVEHTFTFTNTGQAPLVITNARSTCGCTVPSYTKEPIQPGETGEMLVKFNGSGNGQVTKTVTVTANTEAGTERLRIKAFVETEQNAS from the coding sequence ATGAAAAATGGAATCTTAATGTTAGCTGCAGTGGGGGCGCTGCTATTTACTTCTTGTAAAGATAACAACAATAACGCCTCAGAAAAAGTAAAAGCTGAAAATGTAGAAAGCGCTGCAGAGCGTGATGCGCAGGCTACCGTTTATCCAAAAATGGAGTTTGAAGAATCTGAACACGATTTTGGGAATATTCCAAAAGGTAAAAATGTAGAGCATACTTTTACTTTCACCAATACCGGCCAGGCACCATTGGTAATTACAAATGCAAGAAGTACTTGTGGTTGTACAGTACCTTCTTATACTAAAGAGCCAATTCAACCGGGAGAAACTGGTGAAATGTTGGTGAAATTTAATGGTTCTGGAAACGGGCAGGTAACTAAAACAGTTACAGTAACTGCAAACACAGAAGCAGGTACAGAGCGTCTTAGAATTAAAGCCTTTGTAGAAACCGAACAAAACGCTAGCTAG
- the nusB gene encoding transcription antitermination factor NusB produces the protein MLTRRHIRVKVMQSLYAFNQSQNDNLGTEEKFLLKSMEEMYDLFLVQLSLIEELKGQAENFLEKSQQKHLATSEEKDPNKKFISNAIFEIFKNNESLQDALESRKITHWKRDDDYVQIIWEALKKSDIYKNYMETRESSFKEDKEFIIAVFKEIIAPNEKLYDYLEDAKLTWIDDLPIVNTAVLKFLQKLKPNSAENMKLGNLYKNDDDKDFAKELFRKTYLNDDVLAKEMLGKTPNWDKDRIAEIDMILMKMAICEFLKFPSIPVKVTINEYLELAKEYSTPKSSIFINGVLDKLSKEYKEDNKLNKVGRGLM, from the coding sequence ATTCCTGCTCAAGAGTATGGAAGAGATGTACGATCTTTTTCTGGTTCAATTAAGCCTAATTGAAGAGTTGAAAGGCCAGGCCGAAAACTTTTTAGAAAAATCTCAACAAAAGCACCTTGCTACCAGCGAGGAAAAAGATCCCAACAAAAAATTTATTTCCAACGCTATTTTTGAGATTTTCAAAAATAATGAGAGTCTACAGGATGCCCTGGAATCAAGAAAAATAACACATTGGAAAAGGGATGATGATTATGTGCAGATTATCTGGGAAGCATTAAAGAAAAGCGATATCTATAAAAATTATATGGAAACTCGCGAATCCAGTTTCAAGGAAGATAAAGAGTTTATCATCGCTGTTTTTAAAGAAATTATCGCTCCTAATGAAAAGCTTTATGATTACCTGGAAGATGCAAAACTTACCTGGATTGACGATTTACCAATTGTAAATACCGCCGTTTTAAAGTTCCTTCAGAAATTAAAGCCGAATTCTGCTGAGAATATGAAGCTTGGGAATCTTTATAAAAATGATGATGACAAGGATTTTGCTAAAGAGTTATTCAGAAAAACTTATTTGAATGATGATGTGCTTGCAAAAGAAATGCTGGGTAAAACCCCAAACTGGGATAAAGACCGAATTGCAGAAATTGATATGATCCTTATGAAAATGGCGATCTGTGAATTCCTTAAATTTCCTTCAATACCGGTAAAGGTTACTATCAACGAATACCTGGAGCTGGCAAAAGAATACAGTACGCCAAAAAGCAGTATTTTTATAAATGGAGTATTAGATAAATTATCTAAAGAATATAAGGAAGACAATAAGTTAAATAAAGTAGGGCGAGGCCTTATGTAA
- the yajC gene encoding preprotein translocase subunit YajC produces MDQLTQFAPIILMFVVVYFFMIRPQMKKAKQERNYASELKRGDRVVTKSGMHGKVVDFSEKNNAVIIETGAGKITFDRSSISMEMSKKLNEPAKPEKESKAKAIKEKK; encoded by the coding sequence ATGGATCAATTAACCCAGTTTGCCCCAATAATATTAATGTTTGTGGTGGTGTATTTTTTTATGATACGCCCGCAAATGAAAAAAGCTAAACAAGAGCGTAATTATGCTTCCGAATTAAAACGCGGAGATCGTGTGGTAACCAAAAGTGGTATGCACGGCAAAGTCGTTGACTTTAGCGAAAAAAATAATGCGGTTATTATAGAAACCGGAGCAGGAAAAATAACTTTTGATCGTTCTTCCATCTCGATGGAAATGAGTAAAAAACTCAACGAACCGGCCAAGCCAGAAAAAGAAAGTAAGGCAAAAGCCATTAAAGAAAAGAAATAG